From a region of the Bacteroidia bacterium genome:
- the sucC gene encoding ADP-forming succinate--CoA ligase subunit beta has product MNLHEYQGKDILKTFGVAVQEGIIANTAEDAVKAAEDLKARTNTPVWIVKAQVHAGGRGKGGGIKVAKTLDEVREKAGAIIGMNLVSKQTGPQGKTVHSVLIAQDMYYDGPSRPLEFYMSVLLNRSSGRNIIVYSREGGMDIEEVAEKHPDKIFKEEVDPKSGLTGFQCRKIAFNLGLEGDAYKDMLKFIPKLYRAYVEIDASLFEINPLLKTSDNRIVAVDAKVTLDDNALFRHPDYASLRDTREEDATEVEAGEHELNYVKLDGNVGCMVNGAGLAMATMDIIKLSGGEPANFLDVGGTANAERVENAFRIILKDPEVKAILVNIFGGIVRCDRVAQGIVDAYKNIGNIRVPIIVRLQGTNATEAKKIIEESGLKVYSAIQLQEAAELVNKVLAN; this is encoded by the coding sequence ATGAACTTGCATGAGTATCAGGGGAAGGATATCCTCAAAACTTTCGGAGTTGCCGTACAGGAAGGAATCATTGCCAACACAGCTGAGGATGCAGTGAAAGCCGCGGAAGACTTAAAGGCCAGGACCAATACACCGGTCTGGATTGTAAAAGCGCAGGTACATGCAGGCGGGCGTGGAAAAGGAGGGGGTATCAAGGTAGCTAAAACACTGGATGAAGTCAGGGAAAAGGCCGGAGCAATTATCGGGATGAATCTGGTGAGCAAGCAAACAGGTCCGCAAGGCAAAACAGTGCATTCTGTTCTCATTGCACAGGATATGTATTATGATGGTCCGTCCCGCCCACTGGAATTTTACATGAGTGTACTGCTTAACCGTTCCTCCGGGCGAAATATCATCGTATACTCCAGAGAAGGCGGAATGGATATTGAGGAAGTGGCAGAAAAGCACCCGGATAAAATCTTCAAGGAGGAGGTGGATCCTAAATCAGGCCTCACAGGATTTCAATGCCGGAAGATCGCTTTCAACCTGGGGTTGGAAGGAGATGCGTATAAGGATATGTTGAAGTTTATCCCCAAGCTTTACCGGGCGTACGTGGAAATTGATGCATCCTTGTTCGAAATCAACCCGCTTCTGAAGACCTCTGATAACCGGATTGTGGCCGTAGACGCTAAGGTGACCCTGGATGACAATGCGTTGTTTCGCCACCCGGATTATGCATCACTGCGCGACACCAGGGAGGAAGATGCCACAGAGGTGGAGGCAGGAGAACATGAACTGAACTATGTTAAGCTGGATGGAAACGTCGGCTGTATGGTGAACGGTGCAGGCCTGGCGATGGCTACTATGGATATTATTAAGCTCAGCGGCGGAGAGCCTGCAAACTTTTTGGACGTAGGAGGTACTGCCAATGCGGAGCGTGTAGAAAATGCCTTTCGTATTATTCTGAAAGATCCGGAGGTGAAGGCCATTCTGGTTAATATTTTCGGTGGGATCGTTCGTTGCGATCGTGTAGCACAGGGAATTGTAGACGCCTATAAAAATATTGGCAACATTCGCGTGCCGATTATTGTCCGGCTGCAAGGAACGAATGCTACTGAAGCAAAGAAAATCATTGAGGAATCTGGTCTGAAGGTGTATTCTGCCATTC
- a CDS encoding RsmB/NOP family class I SAM-dependent RNA methyltransferase — MFFDILRSWRKCWQGLDEQWDGNPAALEKVILNYIHGEIPSESESWQIQHSVSGNLHLLGMKELGEKQWKRELESMDHPAPVFLRVNSLKGRREEAIQILMENGIPALAAGEEGIRLEGRPRLDNLEIFKTGLIEIQDISSQEVVPFLDPRAGERILDVCAGGGGKTLHIASFTSNKSTIVASDASKVRLERMKERIIRSGATGIQLTDPGQIRGPFHRILIDAPCSGSGVIRREPVKKYVLDEALVDSCRRLQASLLDRSAALLLTGGVMVYAVCSIFPSEGTEMIRSFLSGHSGWVTEEEKMFFPSETEGDGFYMARIKKNS; from the coding sequence ATGTTTTTTGACATACTCCGGAGTTGGAGGAAATGTTGGCAGGGTTTAGATGAGCAGTGGGACGGAAACCCGGCGGCACTCGAGAAGGTGATCCTGAATTACATTCACGGTGAGATACCGTCTGAAAGCGAAAGCTGGCAAATCCAACACAGTGTTTCCGGGAATCTTCACTTACTCGGAATGAAGGAGTTGGGAGAGAAACAATGGAAAAGGGAGTTGGAATCTATGGATCATCCTGCACCCGTATTTCTCAGGGTAAATTCTTTAAAGGGTAGGCGGGAGGAGGCGATCCAAATTCTCATGGAGAACGGAATTCCTGCTCTTGCGGCTGGTGAGGAAGGAATACGCCTGGAGGGGAGACCCCGCCTTGATAATTTAGAGATTTTTAAAACCGGCCTGATAGAGATCCAGGATATTTCTTCGCAGGAGGTTGTGCCGTTCCTGGATCCCCGGGCCGGGGAACGAATTTTGGATGTCTGTGCAGGCGGCGGCGGGAAGACGTTACATATTGCTTCCTTTACAAGTAATAAATCAACTATTGTAGCTTCCGACGCCTCAAAGGTGAGGCTGGAAAGGATGAAGGAAAGGATCATCCGTTCCGGGGCGACCGGCATTCAGCTCACGGATCCAGGTCAGATCCGGGGACCTTTTCACCGGATACTGATTGATGCTCCATGCAGCGGTTCGGGAGTGATCCGGAGGGAGCCGGTAAAGAAGTATGTTTTGGATGAGGCGCTGGTAGACAGCTGCCGCAGACTTCAGGCCTCGCTGCTGGATCGTTCGGCTGCATTGCTGCTGACGGGGGGAGTGATGGTTTATGCGGTTTGTTCGATTTTTCCTTCCGAAGGCACTGAAATGATCCGCTCCTTTCTTTCAGGTCATAGCGGATGGGTTACGGAAGAGGAGAAAATGTTTTTCCCCTCGGAAACGGAAGGAGACGGATTCTATATGGCCAGAATAAAAAAAAATAGTTAG
- a CDS encoding T9SS type A sorting domain-containing protein — MLLRLFFLYSLCISTAFAQCPFGVSVNVQAATTCSPCNGTVTLSPVSGTPPYTYSWSVIGSTTSAVSGLCPGSYTVTVTDAVNCTVTDTINVQNDFMQITVSETSPVLCNGESNGSLTALVSGNGPFLYSWNPSGQTNAVAPGLGAGCYTVSVTDANGCSKTQSFCLFQPAPVNLTTVGNPDVCLSCGGDAGALAGGGTAPYAYLWSNNATGQTITGLCSGNYVITVTDNHGCTQSDTVSIAAGPGGPACSVSLLSAPSCSTCCDGILQANVIGGTLPVFLSWTPGGPTGVCPGLYTFTVTDANGCVCTDTITVGFLTGLAFPLMPSFLIRQEENSLLVMTARQESIPVFLYDLSGRELVSTHLNDGEGRLSTVTIQPGIFFLRILWEGESFSRKVIIR, encoded by the coding sequence ATGTTACTGCGCCTGTTCTTTCTTTACTCCCTTTGCATTTCCACGGCCTTCGCACAGTGTCCGTTCGGTGTCAGCGTCAATGTTCAGGCTGCCACCACCTGCTCGCCATGTAACGGTACAGTTACACTCTCTCCCGTTTCGGGTACACCACCGTACACCTATTCATGGTCAGTGATTGGCTCCACCACGTCGGCTGTGAGTGGTCTTTGTCCGGGTTCCTACACGGTAACTGTAACAGATGCAGTGAACTGCACCGTAACCGATACGATCAATGTGCAGAATGATTTCATGCAGATCACCGTTTCCGAAACCAGCCCTGTGCTTTGTAATGGCGAATCGAATGGATCACTGACAGCTCTCGTAAGCGGCAACGGTCCTTTCCTCTATTCATGGAATCCGTCTGGTCAAACCAATGCCGTAGCGCCCGGTCTGGGAGCCGGCTGCTATACCGTATCGGTTACAGACGCTAACGGCTGCTCAAAAACGCAAAGCTTTTGCCTCTTCCAGCCAGCGCCGGTCAATCTCACAACTGTTGGTAATCCGGATGTTTGTCTTAGCTGCGGAGGTGATGCGGGTGCCCTGGCCGGAGGAGGAACTGCACCCTACGCTTATCTTTGGTCCAATAACGCCACGGGTCAAACCATCACCGGACTTTGCTCAGGCAACTATGTAATAACCGTAACGGATAACCACGGGTGCACGCAGTCTGATACTGTTTCCATCGCCGCAGGCCCCGGAGGACCTGCTTGTTCAGTGAGCCTTCTGTCGGCTCCGAGTTGCAGTACCTGTTGTGACGGAATCCTTCAGGCGAACGTGATCGGCGGCACCCTTCCTGTTTTTCTTTCCTGGACACCCGGGGGGCCGACAGGAGTGTGTCCGGGGCTCTATACTTTTACCGTTACGGACGCAAACGGTTGTGTGTGTACCGATACTATTACCGTAGGATTTTTAACCGGCCTTGCATTTCCGCTGATGCCTTCCTTCCTGATCAGGCAGGAGGAGAACAGTCTATTGGTTATGACAGCCCGGCAGGAATCAATTCCTGTTTTTCTTTACGATCTTTCAGGAAGAGAACTGGTCTCTACACATCTCAACGACGGGGAAGGCAGATTGTCCACCGTAACCATACAGCCGGGAATTTTTTTCCTGCGTATCCTTTGGGAAGGAGAAAGTTTTTCCCGGAAAGTGATTATCCGGTAA
- a CDS encoding hydroxymethylglutaryl-CoA lyase — protein MIETVHLTECPRDAMQGLHEFIPTEKKIAYLNALLECGFDTLDFGSFVSPKAIPQMRDTAEVLNGLRRTNKTDLLAIVANKKGAEDACRFEEIRFLGFPFSISETFQRRNTNASVTESLLRVEEICSLAANSKKKVLIYISMAFGNPYGDPWNGDIALQWTEKLSGLGIEYFAMADTIGASMPATIRELFSALIPAFPKLKIGAHLHTTPESWKEKLQAAWDSGCRRFDSAIRGYGGCPMATDKLTGNMPTENVLNFLREKQASFGVNSHCFDSAMQHAVQVFPG, from the coding sequence ATGATTGAGACTGTTCATCTGACGGAATGCCCCAGAGATGCCATGCAGGGCCTTCATGAGTTCATTCCTACAGAAAAAAAGATTGCTTATTTAAATGCACTTCTGGAATGCGGGTTCGATACACTGGATTTCGGTTCCTTTGTTTCTCCAAAAGCGATTCCTCAGATGCGCGATACGGCCGAGGTGCTGAATGGTTTAAGACGAACAAATAAAACCGACTTGCTGGCAATTGTAGCCAACAAAAAGGGTGCTGAAGATGCCTGCCGCTTTGAGGAAATCCGATTCCTTGGTTTCCCGTTTTCTATCTCTGAAACTTTTCAGCGCAGAAACACCAATGCTTCCGTTACCGAATCTCTGCTGCGCGTGGAGGAGATTTGCTCCCTGGCGGCCAACAGCAAAAAAAAGGTACTTATCTACATCAGTATGGCTTTTGGTAACCCATATGGTGATCCATGGAACGGCGATATTGCGCTCCAATGGACAGAAAAGCTTTCGGGACTCGGCATAGAGTATTTTGCAATGGCGGATACGATCGGTGCGTCAATGCCCGCAACCATTCGTGAACTATTCAGCGCGCTGATTCCTGCATTTCCGAAACTGAAGATCGGCGCACATCTGCATACTACCCCGGAAAGTTGGAAAGAGAAACTGCAGGCTGCCTGGGATTCCGGTTGCCGGCGATTTGATTCGGCCATCAGAGGTTACGGAGGCTGCCCCATGGCCACGGATAAGCTGACGGGAAATATGCCTACCGAAAATGTGCTGAATTTCCTTCGGGAGAAACAAGCCTCGTTCGGGGTGAATTCTCACTGTTTCGATTCGGCGATGCAGCATGCAGTGCAGGTGTTTCCCGGCTGA
- a CDS encoding quinone-dependent dihydroorotate dehydrogenase, whose protein sequence is MYKSLIRPFLFLFDPERIHHLVFNWLKFLFLFPGTRALLRSIYTVKTPELEREVFGLKFKNPIGLAAGFDKDARLFKELEVFGFGFIEVGTVTPLPQPGNDPPRMFRLPKDEALINRMGFNNEGVKAMAIRLKKRLPGVIIGGNIGKNKLTPNEKATDDYICCFRELFDVVDYFVVNVSSPNTPGLRELQEKGPLLDILNSLMRLNRQLSQEYPKPLLLKIAPDLSNEQLNDIVDIVKETGIHGVVATNTTVSRQGLKTAQEAIDSIGSGGLSGKPLRERSTEVVRYLCDRSAGRFPVIASGGIHSAADAIDKMKAGAALVQVYTGFIYEGPSIVKKICVGIHD, encoded by the coding sequence ATGTATAAATCGCTGATCAGACCCTTTCTCTTTCTCTTCGATCCGGAGAGAATACATCACCTTGTTTTCAATTGGCTGAAATTCCTCTTTCTTTTTCCCGGCACGCGCGCATTGCTTCGCAGTATTTACACCGTGAAGACTCCGGAACTTGAAAGGGAAGTGTTTGGTTTAAAGTTCAAAAATCCGATCGGACTGGCAGCCGGTTTTGATAAAGATGCACGGCTGTTCAAAGAACTGGAGGTATTCGGGTTTGGATTCATTGAGGTGGGAACAGTCACGCCCCTGCCTCAGCCGGGCAACGATCCTCCACGGATGTTTCGCCTTCCGAAGGATGAGGCACTAATTAACCGGATGGGATTTAACAATGAAGGTGTGAAGGCGATGGCCATCCGTCTGAAAAAACGACTCCCCGGTGTTATTATCGGTGGTAACATCGGAAAAAATAAGCTCACTCCAAATGAAAAGGCAACAGATGACTACATCTGTTGCTTCCGTGAGCTGTTTGATGTCGTAGATTATTTTGTCGTGAATGTGAGCTCCCCGAACACTCCCGGACTGAGGGAATTGCAGGAAAAAGGTCCTTTGCTGGATATTCTTAACAGCCTCATGCGTCTCAATCGCCAACTTTCACAAGAGTATCCAAAGCCTTTGCTTCTGAAGATTGCACCGGATCTGAGCAATGAACAATTGAATGACATCGTAGACATTGTGAAGGAAACGGGTATTCACGGAGTGGTTGCCACCAATACTACCGTATCCAGACAGGGATTAAAGACGGCCCAGGAGGCTATTGACAGTATTGGATCAGGCGGACTAAGCGGGAAGCCGCTCAGAGAGCGGTCCACGGAAGTTGTTCGTTATCTTTGTGACAGGAGTGCGGGAAGATTTCCCGTGATCGCATCCGGTGGTATTCACTCGGCCGCAGATGCAATAGACAAGATGAAGGCCGGTGCTGCGCTGGTGCAGGTTTATACCGGTTTCATTTACGAAGGACCATCTATCGTTAAAAAAATATGCGTAGGAATTCATGATTGA
- a CDS encoding tetratricopeptide repeat protein, which produces MKKILFCLVLILSATLTAQLKFEDHIKNGRTKLDAKNFAGAYQDFQSAYNAKQAEINNYLNKRKAFDKLTEFEKASLENAEALQPRNDFAQVYYYRGLASLGLGKKEDALKDFEMSIYMDDKFAGPYLERGKILFEKGQKDQGCLDLRAAADLGSPAAKELYEDNFCWNNAVNYVKEGTSKLALKQYESALNDFHLAVKLNPDSASYYMYRGQCYYGMGKFNEAMLDFTRAIDRNPNKAEYFYHRGLAYYSQEKHKLAFEDFGKAVSMNPNYVDAILYRAYSCEGMGNWKSAIYDYGQVIRIKPDDGYAYYRRGLAKQESKDKTACTDFKKAVSLGNEESVDYAAGCK; this is translated from the coding sequence ATGAAAAAGATACTTTTCTGTCTTGTCCTCATCCTGTCTGCCACCCTCACTGCACAGTTGAAGTTTGAGGATCATATTAAAAACGGAAGAACGAAACTGGATGCGAAGAATTTCGCCGGAGCGTACCAGGATTTCCAGAGTGCCTATAACGCAAAGCAGGCGGAGATCAACAATTATCTTAATAAGCGAAAGGCCTTTGATAAACTAACAGAGTTTGAAAAGGCTTCGCTCGAGAATGCAGAGGCGCTTCAACCAAGAAATGATTTTGCCCAGGTGTATTATTACCGCGGACTCGCATCGCTCGGACTCGGAAAGAAGGAAGATGCATTGAAGGATTTTGAGATGTCCATCTACATGGATGATAAGTTCGCCGGACCCTATCTCGAGCGAGGAAAGATTCTTTTTGAAAAAGGTCAGAAGGATCAGGGTTGTCTTGACCTTCGCGCTGCAGCCGACCTTGGGAGCCCTGCGGCCAAGGAACTTTATGAGGATAACTTCTGCTGGAATAATGCCGTTAATTATGTAAAAGAAGGTACATCCAAACTGGCGCTCAAACAATATGAGTCTGCACTCAACGATTTTCACCTGGCTGTCAAACTCAATCCGGATTCTGCATCATATTACATGTATCGCGGACAATGTTACTACGGTATGGGTAAATTCAATGAAGCCATGCTCGATTTCACCCGTGCCATTGACCGCAATCCGAACAAAGCAGAGTATTTTTATCACCGGGGACTGGCCTATTACAGCCAGGAAAAGCACAAGTTGGCATTTGAAGATTTCGGGAAAGCAGTCAGCATGAACCCAAACTATGTGGATGCGATCCTTTACCGGGCATACTCCTGTGAGGGGATGGGTAACTGGAAATCCGCTATTTACGACTACGGGCAGGTGATTCGTATCAAACCCGATGACGGTTATGCCTATTACCGCAGAGGACTGGCAAAGCAGGAGTCTAAAGACAAAACAGCATGCACCGATTTCAAGAAAGCAGTTTCCCTCGGCAATGAGGAATCCGTGGATTATGCAGCCGGCTGTAAATGA
- a CDS encoding agmatine deiminase family protein yields the protein MKINLLLLFAFCLGAIQLSVSQEVTRTTGSEKWEGEFPSVQSLAPIYTPPVSSVRTGAEWEEIQALTITWTSYQSVLKEIVRNAQTECKVIIVCADSNTVKTYLTNNTVPLVNLGFLQVPYNSVWIRDYGQNWGYTNDVDSLILMDWKYNRPTRPLDDAVPNYIATYFNIPVYAMTQSPHLLVHTGGNFMSDGFGTGFSSNLVVQENSSLTLSQIDQIMDDFMGISRYIKMTVLPYDGIHHIDMHMKLLDEETLLVGQYPSNIADGPQIEANLQYVLSNFNSVFGTPYKVIRMPMPPEQNGTWPHQGGDYLTYTNAVFVNKTVLVPTYYQQYDTTALRIWRESLPGYRIVGINCNTTIPASGALHCITHSVGTSNPLLISHQPLPNTFNTTVPYLVSAKMLHRSGIAGARLYWRTDTLQPYSMVTMNTVNGTDWTGSIPAQQAGTRVFYYVEGTSVSGKMQVRPLSAPAGYWKFDVLGTTGAEEYSFNFSMHPVYPNPSRGITCIPLSSGRDLLIRVTLEDMLGKTVEVIYEGDFKAGDRNFFINTTGIPTGVYSVCVHTPDGKTAQRLLIK from the coding sequence ATGAAGATAAATTTACTTTTGTTGTTTGCGTTTTGTTTAGGAGCTATTCAACTATCAGTATCCCAGGAGGTTACAAGAACAACAGGGTCTGAGAAGTGGGAAGGGGAGTTCCCTTCGGTTCAAAGCTTAGCTCCCATCTACACTCCCCCGGTTTCTTCGGTTCGTACCGGAGCCGAGTGGGAAGAGATCCAGGCCCTGACCATTACATGGACAAGCTACCAGTCGGTGCTAAAGGAAATCGTGCGCAATGCTCAGACGGAATGCAAAGTCATCATTGTTTGCGCAGATTCCAATACGGTAAAAACCTACCTGACTAACAACACGGTTCCCCTGGTTAATCTTGGTTTTTTGCAGGTGCCTTATAACAGCGTCTGGATCCGGGATTATGGTCAGAACTGGGGCTATACCAACGACGTTGACTCCTTAATCCTGATGGATTGGAAATACAACCGCCCGACCCGCCCCCTCGACGATGCAGTGCCCAATTACATTGCCACCTATTTCAATATACCGGTGTATGCGATGACACAGAGTCCGCATCTGCTGGTGCACACAGGAGGTAATTTTATGTCGGACGGGTTCGGAACGGGTTTTTCGTCTAACCTGGTCGTACAGGAAAATTCAAGCCTCACTTTATCCCAGATTGATCAGATCATGGACGATTTCATGGGGATCAGCCGTTACATCAAGATGACGGTGCTTCCTTATGACGGCATTCACCATATTGATATGCACATGAAATTGCTGGACGAGGAAACGTTGCTGGTGGGACAGTATCCTTCCAACATTGCCGACGGCCCTCAGATCGAGGCCAACCTGCAATATGTTCTTTCGAATTTTAATTCTGTTTTCGGAACTCCGTACAAAGTGATCCGGATGCCAATGCCTCCTGAACAAAACGGAACGTGGCCGCACCAGGGCGGCGATTACCTGACATATACCAATGCGGTATTTGTGAACAAAACGGTTTTGGTTCCTACCTATTATCAGCAGTATGATACCACAGCTCTGCGTATCTGGAGGGAGTCATTACCGGGTTACCGAATTGTTGGAATTAACTGTAATACCACAATTCCTGCCAGCGGCGCGTTGCATTGTATCACACATTCGGTGGGAACTTCAAACCCCTTGTTAATCTCCCATCAGCCCCTGCCTAATACCTTCAACACTACCGTTCCTTATCTCGTGAGTGCAAAAATGCTTCATCGTTCAGGAATTGCCGGAGCCCGGCTCTACTGGAGAACGGATACGCTTCAGCCCTATTCGATGGTTACTATGAATACGGTAAATGGTACCGACTGGACGGGCAGCATTCCAGCGCAGCAGGCCGGAACCCGCGTATTTTATTATGTTGAGGGCACCTCCGTTTCAGGAAAGATGCAAGTGCGTCCTTTGTCTGCTCCTGCGGGTTATTGGAAGTTCGATGTGCTTGGAACCACAGGTGCTGAAGAGTACTCGTTTAATTTCAGTATGCATCCGGTGTACCCTAACCCCTCCAGGGGAATCACATGTATCCCGTTGTCATCCGGGCGCGATCTGCTGATCCGGGTTACTCTGGAGGATATGCTCGGAAAGACGGTGGAGGTGATCTATGAAGGGGATTTTAAGGCAGGAGATCGAAACTTTTTTATCAACACAACAGGCATCCCCACAGGGGTTTACAGCGTCTGTGTGCATACCCCGGATGGTAAAACGGCACAAAGGTTGTTAATAAAGTAA
- a CDS encoding RNA polymerase sigma factor, giving the protein MSDEELVSGCLKKNPLAQKQLWERFSRKMMGVCLRYSNDKDDAEDILQVGFIKVFENIESFKGSGSLEGWVRRIMVNTALNHYRQNKQSRESLDIEVVDYMVEGDNQVSDRLDAKELMRMIQKLPPGFRSVFNLFAIEGYSHREIAEMLEISEGTSKSQYARARMYLQRMILKEEKSIEY; this is encoded by the coding sequence ATGTCTGATGAAGAGCTGGTGAGCGGGTGTCTTAAAAAGAACCCCTTAGCTCAGAAACAGTTGTGGGAGCGGTTTTCGAGAAAGATGATGGGAGTTTGCCTTCGCTACTCTAACGATAAAGATGATGCGGAGGATATACTTCAGGTGGGGTTTATAAAGGTCTTTGAAAATATTGAATCATTCAAGGGGAGCGGATCCCTGGAAGGTTGGGTCAGAAGGATCATGGTGAATACCGCCCTGAACCATTACCGCCAGAACAAGCAGTCAAGGGAAAGTCTTGACATTGAGGTGGTAGATTACATGGTAGAAGGCGACAACCAGGTTTCAGACCGGCTGGATGCGAAAGAACTGATGAGGATGATACAGAAGCTTCCTCCGGGTTTTCGGTCAGTTTTCAACCTCTTCGCGATCGAAGGATATTCTCACCGAGAGATCGCGGAAATGCTGGAGATTTCAGAGGGAACTTCGAAATCACAGTATGCCAGAGCAAGGATGTATCTCCAGCGAATGATTCTGAAAGAAGAAAAAAGCATAGAATATTAA
- a CDS encoding gliding motility-associated C-terminal domain-containing protein, which produces MKQTDNIEKLFRDSLENLEADANPRVWDNIQSHLSSGSGSNATSSGILGSLMSKVITGVVGTAAVITAVIMLTNTGENNGNPQPVTVSNQHEIPVKKDVPNSPSDHSTTNHSVNANTPVLNSNDHSSNSDINTGTESQPDVPTPEKISLTNDPTTEHSLHVNSVTPPKDNTSPKPELPENPAPDKLPELPLFKMGIEYNNQGFAPAVFTFSNKGTGEVISWDFGDNSEGVTDPNPSHPYEQPGEYLVTMTVRDANGNTHQQTKTIKVKKDPNAGEPVIPNSFTPNGDGINDEFRITDNVNIFSFSLVIQDKNGKTISQWSGFEGYWDGRNLKGEICPPGTYIYVLKYEDKFGEKRQKVGTITIPNQR; this is translated from the coding sequence GTGAAACAGACAGACAACATCGAAAAGCTTTTCAGGGATTCTTTGGAGAATCTCGAAGCTGACGCGAATCCGCGTGTCTGGGATAACATCCAGAGCCACCTCTCTTCAGGGTCCGGATCGAATGCCACATCTTCCGGCATTCTGGGTAGCCTGATGTCGAAAGTAATTACTGGCGTGGTGGGAACCGCCGCAGTTATTACAGCCGTAATTATGCTCACGAACACGGGTGAAAACAATGGCAACCCGCAGCCTGTGACTGTTAGCAATCAGCACGAAATTCCGGTAAAGAAGGACGTACCAAACTCTCCTTCTGATCACAGCACAACGAACCATTCGGTTAATGCGAATACCCCTGTGCTGAATTCAAACGATCATTCCTCCAATTCGGACATAAATACCGGCACAGAATCACAGCCTGATGTGCCTACGCCCGAGAAGATTTCTTTAACGAATGATCCAACTACCGAACATTCTCTGCATGTGAATTCCGTTACACCTCCGAAGGATAATACCTCTCCGAAGCCGGAATTACCCGAAAACCCTGCACCCGACAAACTGCCTGAGCTGCCCTTGTTTAAAATGGGTATTGAATACAACAATCAGGGGTTTGCCCCTGCAGTGTTCACTTTCTCTAACAAGGGAACAGGCGAGGTAATTTCCTGGGATTTCGGAGATAACTCAGAGGGCGTTACAGATCCTAACCCCAGTCATCCGTATGAGCAACCGGGAGAATACCTGGTGACCATGACTGTACGTGATGCAAACGGCAACACACACCAGCAGACCAAAACGATCAAGGTTAAAAAAGATCCCAATGCAGGTGAGCCGGTCATTCCCAACAGCTTCACTCCGAACGGAGACGGCATTAATGACGAATTCCGCATCACAGACAACGTGAATATCTTCAGTTTCAGCCTGGTGATTCAGGATAAAAACGGCAAAACGATATCACAGTGGTCCGGATTCGAGGGTTACTGGGACGGTCGCAACCTGAAAGGTGAAATTTGCCCTCCGGGAACCTATATTTATGTTCTAAAATATGAGGATAAATTCGGCGAGAAGCGGCAGAAGGTCGGAACTATCACCATCCCTAATCAACGATAA